The region CCTCTGTGCTGCCCCATCTCACACTCCTGAGACGGGGAGATAACTAAATCCAAACTTCATCCTCTGACACTCACGACGTGTGTCCAGATTACAGACGTCCCCCAGCCGGACCTGTGCGGTGTCCTCATTGATGGGGTTGCTGGCCTCACACCTGTACACaacatcctccatctctgctgtgcAATCAACCTGTATCATCTTTCCGTCTTTCCAGATGTGATGGCTGCTGTTGTCTCCTGTAACTTCTCCTCTCCACCAATTGAATCTGGAGGGGTTGCCAGAGGTCATGGAGCAGGTCAGGGTGAGGTTACAAGTCCCAGTGATGTTCTGAACTGTGATGTTTGCTCCTGACACGGGCTCTgagggtgtgagggagagatgaaaGATGAATAAAGAAGATCCTTGTGGACACCTCGATCCCCAACTCCCCCATCCCACCCCCAACACTCCAGAGTGAACTTCAAGCCAATCTCACCTCATTTTTACCCAACggtttaacccttccctcaccaGTCACTTGCTGCTGGAGGAAGTTCCCACGTGCACTACCCACACTCATCGACAaactctcctccatttcctgtttATAGCTCTCTATTCCAGGAATTCTCTCCATTTCCATGTCGTTAGTTACTCCTGTGTGTGGTCCCAGCATCCCTTCGAAACCTGAGTGAGTCCCAGCCccaacctgccctgaatctggtcCAACACAAAACACAGCCCAGTCTATTCTGTCATTCTCTCCATCTCCACTCTGCCTGCCCAGATTATGATGAAGGCTTGAGTCTGTGTCATTtctttcatctctgttctcacaCCCTCTCCGACCAAAAGCACCAATACGGTTCCTCTGGCCGTCTCCTTCTACCCCACTCTCCTCCCCATTCAGTGCATCAACATCTATGATTCCTGGCCTTTCAATGAGACTCCATTGAAACATAGAGCATTGCAGTGTCAAAACaaacccttcagtccatctagcccATTCCTAGTCCCATTGTTACACATCTGGACATCACCTTCCACATCCCTCCCAGTATTTATCCAAATTTCTGTTAGACATTGAAAACAAACCTGGTTCCAACCCTTCCACGTGCAACTTGTTCCACcccgagtgaagaaattcccccaccttcccctataactctggtcctcaagtcctgatactctgcactctttcaatcttattgatacttttcccgtaagtaggtgaccagaattgcacaaatactccaaattaggcctctccaaggtcttatacaatttcaacataacatcccaactcctatactcaatacgtTGATTTATGAAGCTTTTTCATGATGACccgatctacctgtgacaccactttcaagaaattatggttttccattcccagatctctctacTCTACTACACTCTTCAGTGCCCAATTGCTCCTCATTTAAGTCCCACCCTGGTTTAGTTCCCAAAGGTCAAGGCTTCATactcgtctgcattaaattccatttgccaattcTGAGTCAGTAGTTCGAGTTGCTGTCACTTTGATTCTCTATCCTGCTCCCACTCTGACacactgattctgatttctgacaTTGCTCCAGTGGAGATCATTGAATGGACGAGGGCCCGTCTCCAGCAGGATCTGATGCAGTACGTGGGGCTCTCTCTCCTTTTATAGAGCTGATGTTCAGAACAGTTTAACCAGCTGAAGGGTTTCTTTGACAACTGTCTGATTCTGTcaatacctccagttgaactgtctttttgtgtgtttccccctagccgtcagtctgtggttttgtatttccatgtgctcttgtttgttttcatgcctcatgtgttcctgtccccgctcctgctctacctgGCCCcggtattactgagtactccgtctctcacctgtttctcattattacctgtattgctgccccctgtgtctcattgtgctccacctatcatctgcctctctgtttattgctcagtgtatttcagtcctgtgttttcacctgtttatggccagattgtgccaatgaattttcctgagcctttccagcatttgtatctgtactctgtctgtctgaatatcaactctgcctgtttgctgattctggtttttggatttctctggaactTCTGATCAATGCATGAACTTTGACACTGAccttgtttgcaccttgggatttgtaaCTCaataatatcactgtgtgcacagtactgggtctgtgattggatccctgctccagtgtcccGACAGTACAATCTGGACAGAATGGAACCAACAGACCCTGGTTGTCTGAGAGCTGCCCTGGAACAATTGGGAGTGATGCTGGTGAGACCCCAGAACCAGCTGGAGTCGGTGTTCAGGGCAGCGGAGTCGGTTTCTGCTGATGTAGCCCCCCTTGTGGCCCAGGCTCAGTCACTCCAGCTGCCCCAGAGCATCCATCAACATTCTGTCACTGCATCTTCTACCCCACCCTCTGTGTCCCCGCGTGCTCCTCCTGTCCAAAAGCCCTGTCTGCCTCCTCCAGAAAGGTACTCAGGTGAGCCCGGTACCTGTCGCTCTTTACTTTCCCAGTGCACCCTCATTTTTGAATTACAACCAACAACATTTCTGACTGATCGAGCCAAGGTAGCCTACATCATCACCCAACTGTCTGGTTGGGCGAGAGAATGGAGAACAGCTGTCTGGGAGGCAGGTTCCCCTTTCTGCTAtagttttcagttattttctgaggagatgagaaaaAGTGTTTGATTACTCCAAATATGGGAGAGACACTGCCCATGAAATGCTGCACATGCATCAGGGGTGCAGATCTGTGTCAGATTACGCCATAGAGTTCCACCTCCAGTGGCTGGAACTCGGAGGCACAGTACGACACCTTCCTGAACGGCCTCTCCGAAGAcatcaaagatgagctggtcaccCAGGAGCTTCCTGTGACCTTTGAAGCCCTGGCGAATTTGGCCATCCGTATTGATGTTCGCTTTCAGCAGCGCTGCAGAGCGAGGGGTTCCAAGCTCCTCGTCAGTCTACGTTACCCTGCTGTTTGACCTCATCTACAATTCCCGTACCAGAGCCCGAGGCTCTGCACGTTGACTGTACCCGCCTGAGGCcgactgaaagacaaaggagaatcagcacccGCTCCTGTCTGTACTGTGGCCAACCAGGACATTTCATCTCCACCTCATCTCCATTGAATCTCCATTTCATCTCCAAGTGCTCACCAGTAGGATGAGGAGTATTGGTGAGCGTGACCCCTGTCTGGCCCTCCTTGATGCCACTCACTCTCatacctgcttctctggagtgggACACCCAACAGCGAGCAGTCTCCATCCTGGTCAactctggtgtggaggggtgttttaTCGATTCTGGGTTGGCTGCCCAGTGGGGATTATCCACATCTGCTCTCCAGTCACCATTGATGAACAATGCCTTGAACGGTCAGAGACCGGCTGATATCACCCATGTCACGGCCCCAGTGAGTCTCAGTTTATCTGGCAACCATcatgaacagttaaccctttatgttattgactcctcaaactcctattgtCCTGGACATCCCTGGTTAGTTAAACACAACCCCCACATTGACTGTCCCAGTCACAGGTTTGTAGGCTGGAGCCCAttctgtcactcccactgtctCCGCCATGCTCAGATCCCCTTGTCTCCAAGCCCAGATCCCCCTCGAGGAATTCCGGACcttaatgccatccctcctcaaGGCTGTATTCAGCAAGTCCCGGGCACTTCCCTGCCGCCTCATCGTCCATATGATTGTGCCACTGACCCCTTGCCTGACACATCTTCCCCAAGGGGAGCCTGTATTCCCTGTCTgtacctgaaacagaagccatgaATAAGTACATTCAACAGTCCCTGGCTGCAGGCATCATCCAGCCGTCTTCCTCCCCTGCTGGTGCCGGTTTGTTCTTTCTTGAAAAGAAGGACGGCTCCTTGCGTCCATGCATTGATTACCGGggactgaatgaagtcactgttaaGAACCGTTTCCCTCTTCCACTCATGACCTCGGTGTTTGAACTACTGCAAGGAGActcagttttcaccaagcttgatctcCGTAACGCCGACCATCTTGTCCGCATGCGCAAAGTGGACAAGTGGAAGAGAgccttcaacaccacctcaggCCATTACGAGTATCTGGTTATgccatttggtctcaccaatgccctggccgtcttccaagccctggtaaatgacGTTCTCAGGGACGTGCTGaaccaatttgtttttgtgtatctcgacaacattttgatttattttctaAGGCCCTTGCTGAGCACACAGGTCATGTCCACAGTGTTTTCCAGCCCCTTCTGGAGAATCAGAtctttgtgaaggctgagaaatgtgagCTTCATCGCAATACAGTCTCCTTTCTGGGGTATGTAATTCCAGGCGGTTCCATTCAGATggaccaacagaaggtcaaggCAGTGGTCAAAAGGCCTCCATCTTTGACTTGTCAGGAGTTGCAACGCTTCTTGATTTTGGTAACTTCTATTGCcgcttcatcagaaattacagtacactggctgTATCCCTCACTGCTTTACGTCATTGCCTGTCAGATTACCTGatcccctgctgctgaaaaagcattctctgacctgaaTGAATGTTTCTCCTCTGCCCCCATCCTGATTCAACACGAAACCAACTGGCAGTTCATTCTGGAGGTGGACACATCTGACATTGGTGTAGGAGTTGTTCTCTCTCAGCGTTCGGCCAAGGATGAGAAGGTACACCTCTGCACATTCTTCTCTCACCGCTTCACTCCCACCGAGCGGAATTACGATGTTGGAAACCGGGAACTGCTGGCTGTGAAGCTCgctctggaggagtggaggcattggctggagggagccaaggtgccattcttagtctggactgatcacaagaatctggaatatatccATATGGCCAAGCACCTCAACTCCCGTCAAACTTGTTGGTCCCAGTttttctcaagattcaattttactctgtcctTCTGCCCCGATTCCAAGGatggaaaacctgatgccctCTCCTGAAGATTTCCTTCCACTAAGACCCCTGAGGTACCTGATGTCATCCTCCCTGCTCACTGTCTCATGGGTGCAGTGCAAAGGGACATTGAATCCATTGTGTAAGTTGCTCAACAGATCAAGGCAGCCCCTAGTCAATGCCCCACTAATCGTGTTGatgttcccagctctgtccgctcacaggtattgcagtgggGTCATTGATCCCAgttatcctgtcaccctggaaccaagcgtactcaggccttcatcagtcggcgGTTTGTATggattccacccacagaccaacGGCCAGACCGAGTGGGCAAACCAACAGCTGGAGACTGTATTGCGGTGCCTGGCCTCCCAGAACCCCTCCACGTGGAGTCAGCAGCTACCCTGGGACGAGTACGCCATAAACTCTCATCCGTCCTCTTCCACTGGTCTGTCCCCCTTCGAGTGCTGCCTTGGCTAGcaacctccactgtttcctgcccaggaggaggaggtTGGCGTTCCATCTGCCGAGGCATTCATCCGCTGTTGTCAGTGGACATGGAGGCACACTCGCTCTGCCCTTCTCCGTGCCTCCGCTAGGATCAAGCGTCAAGCTGACCGCCATCGCTGCAAGGCCCCACGTTACCATGAGGGACAGCGTATGTGGCTTTCAACCCGAGACCTGCCCCTCCAGGTGGATTCCTGAAAGTTCACCCCCCTGTAACATCCTGGACCTCTCTCTCATCACCCCACCTGTAACATCCTGGACCTCTCTCTCATCAGGGACTTTTGACGTCAGCACCCAGCTCTACCTGTTGTGATGCCAGGAGGTGTATGTAGAGGTGAGGGAACTGTCAGTACCTCCAATTGAACTGTGTATTTGTGtgtcctttcacccttaacccatgacctctaattctactCTGACCCAACGTCAGAGGGAAAAGCCTACTTGCAATTACATTATAAATATCCCTCAATTTTGTAAACCTCAATCCCTTTCTTCCCCTACTCGATCCCAGAGGAGGTCTCTGTCTCCAACCCATGTTCATGATTTTCTATCTTCTGTTTTCTATTTCTCATCTTCTGATGTTCTCCTCCTTCAAATGGTGAATATTAACATGAGGATGAAGAATGTTGTAAGgtgaagtcaccagagagacaccaAAGCTGCTGGATATAGAAATGTCTGATTTCCAAaaacaggcatcatattgagacaatCTTGAAAGAAACGGCctcctgacccaatattacataatACTGTGACATGCTAAAGGTCAAAGGTTAATGCAGGATTATTGTAAAGTTACAATGTACCAACAATGCTTCCTTGGCCTTACATATATTTTTCACCTACTTTGTcattcacacccacactccagacgcACAAAATGAATGTTCATCAGAAttgtctggtttgcaatcaactccaGTCCACAGCTACAGGAAAACtactgttcagagctgcattttaaattcaatctacaatccacctTCATGTCTGAAGATGGGTTGTGGTGAGATTAATATTTGTAATTCCTTAACTGCACAATGTGCCCTAACAGAGGAGTAATTCAGTGTAATGAACACACAGGGTCTCactcagcacagcacagcacagcatgaAGGCTGAGGAATAAACACCTTGCTGAGCTCAGACCTCAGTCTGGGCAATTAACAGGCAGTGCCTTCTGAAAATGGGATCACTGAGCATGACAGACCAGGCCTTTGACTGGAGATACAGTGTGTAACTGTGACCCACAGATACAGACTGTTCAGGCCACTCACACCAGGTCCATTCTCCCTGTGTGCTGAGctccctccgtttcagatacatGAGATTCCCCAATGTTGGTTCAATCCCTTCCGGCTCCTGTCTCAGTCTCAGTGAATGTGACGGGTGTATCACACTGACTCAGCCTCACTACACTGGGACCGTGAGCCCAGCTCTGGACACGGGTAGTTAGTGGGGTTCAATAAACAGGGAAACACAGAATCTGCCCTCACCCATCCATTAGGGGTGCTTCAGGAACTGGTGAAACCCAGGCCCCTCCGCGGTGTCTCACTCACCATACACCTCCAGTCGCACTGTTGTTTTATTTCCAGCTCCTGAACTTGCAGCTGTAAAAATCAGCTCATAATCACCAGAATCCTCTCTCCGTAGATTATGGATTTCCAGACTGACGTTCCCAGGATGAAAGGTTATCCTGTTCTTGTACCGCTCATTACTGTAGTAGCTGATGTTCCCATTCGAGTACTTCACAATCCTGATTCTGGGCGATACCCGAATCCAATGAACCTCATCGTCCGGTCTGACTGGGATCCCAGAAGGTAAGGAGACTGAGTGTCCCTGAGTTCCGGTCACAGTGGTAGAGGGAGCCCCAGTCCCAGCTGAGGAGACGAGACAAGACAGTCCGTAGGTGAGGTCAGTGATAGGAAGAGGAATCAGACCTGGGAAAATCAAAGACACGGGAGGAAGCCAAGCGGCCCATTATGTTGTTCCCAGCCCTGTGAGACAGACAGCACAAAGTTAGTGttgtttcatgccgagacccttcatcgggactccaGACTCTCTGTACCCAGCACTCAGAAATGAAGTTGCAGCCTGCAGCCCGATATCAATggtcaggtggggggggggggggaggtcacaGATATTTTCTAGTGTCACGAACTCCGTGACAGGAAtcaagaaccagcagagatggaaaacactttggagtcaaGTATTACTATAaagtaataatatttattagtaactatgcaatacagtaatataaatgtaaatagatcaaacaggttagcaatgattttatatatataagtaagtatcggtaagtgtggaaatatatgtatgaaaaaccaagcttctttaagtctaggggtaaatagattaatcttacgatgatgagtaaagttcagttcagttcagttcgtggtattgatttgagtagtgatggagagagagagagagagggagagatttgaatcttcaggtgagctgacgccgtcgatcttctcgttgtcctttgaaatcctttaaaggtcaccgactgt is a window of Mobula birostris isolate sMobBir1 chromosome 14, sMobBir1.hap1, whole genome shotgun sequence DNA encoding:
- the LOC140209572 gene encoding CD48 antigen-like, with amino-acid sequence MNTRQRLISCWLTLCASLCLIPLPITDLTYGLSCLVSSAGTGAPSTTVTGTQGHSVSLPSGIPVRPDDEVHWIRVSPRIRIVKYSNGNISYYSNERYKNRITFHPGNVSLEIHNLRREDSGDYELIFTAASSGAGNKTTVRLEVYEPVSGANITVQNITGTCNLTLTCSMTSGNPSRFNWWRGEVTGDNSSHHIWKDGKMIQVDCTAEMEDVVYRCEASNPINEDTAQVRLGDVCNLDTRPPNTRAAGDAVTLVIVLSAVGTLLIFALTWRRRPEEREVTSGTEDQAETGIIYTDLQRMQKNRSVWQPPKGNDRFAGPEVVAETNPTEYAAVMQHARPPMDGLRTEPLDSIL